A genome region from Meleagris gallopavo isolate NT-WF06-2002-E0010 breed Aviagen turkey brand Nicholas breeding stock chromosome 7, Turkey_5.1, whole genome shotgun sequence includes the following:
- the CAVIN2 gene encoding caveolae-associated protein 2 — protein MARRAAGGNAVPPPAEAAGGGQVNALTVLALLEKLVSMLESVEGQQRQMEQRQRGLEGAVKGIQGDLGKLCRSHGATGAAVEKLLEKSQKVCAHTRAVRERLERQCAQVRRLEQHHAQLLRRDRFKVLIFQEENEIPASVFAKEPIPSITEGKEEPVDENKTLEETLHTVELSSEDDIHQEDDAGDSADEKAEESRAEKIKRTSLKKVDSLKKAFSRQNIEKKMNKISTKIVSPERREKIKKSLTVHHQKSSSSKSSPFKVPLTFNVKKSREGESPAEGEDRPADTASTEIQAENEEEMSFADMHSDMTPTTSLAEESKAVIDSLEKEAKMESSAVTNNNIELSIVEDDEEYGMPLEESSQKLYDERSKPVSGEMEESDEETTQAAVLQIDQTA, from the exons ATGGCGCGCAGA GCGGCGGGGGGCAACGCGGTGCCGCCGCCGGCGGAGGCTGCGGGCGGAGGGCAGGTGAACGCCCTGACCGTGCTGGCCCTGCTGGAAAAGCTGGTGTCCATGCTGGAGTCGGTGGAAGGGCAGCAGCGGCAGATGGAGCAGAGGCAGCGGGGGCTGGAAGGGGCGGTGAAGGGCATCCAGGGGGATCTGGGCAAGCTGTGCCGCAGCCACGGGGCTACGGGCGCGGCGGtggagaagctgctggagaagTCGCAGAAGGTGTGCGCGCACACCCGCGCCGTGCGGGAGCGGCTCGAGCGGCAGTGCGCGCAGGTGCGGCGCTTGGAACAGCACCACGCGCAGCTCCTGCGCAGGGACCGCTTCAAAGTGCTCATCTTCCAG GAGGAAAATGAGATCCCTGCCAGTGTTTTTGCAAAGGAGCCTATTCCCAGCATTACCGAAGGAAAAGAAGAGCCCGTGGATGAGAACAAAACGCTGGAAGAAACCTTGCACACAGTGGAATTATCTTCAGAGGATGACATACATCAAGAAGATGACGCGGGCGACAGCGCAGACGAGAAAGCGGAAGAGTCGAGAGCTGAGAAAATTAAAAGGACCAGCCTGAAGAAGGTTGACAGCCTCAAGAAAGCGTTCTCCCGCCAAAACATCGAGAAGAAGATGAACAAGATCAGCACGAAGATCGTCTCGCCCGAACGGAGAGAGAAGATTAAGAAATCCCTTACGGTGCACCATCAGAAATCCTCCTCTTCCAAGAGTTCACCTTTCAAAGTTCCGCTCACGTTCAACGTGAAGAAATCCCGTGAAGGAGAAAGCCCCGCTGAAGGCGAAGACAGACCGGCAGATACAGCGAGCACTGAGATACAGGCCGAGAACGAGGAGGAGATGTCCTTCGCCGACATGCACTCAGATATGACCCCCACCACTTCTTTGGCCGAGGAGAGCAAAGCCGTCATTGATTCTTTGGAGAAAGAAGCCAAGATGGAAAGCAGCGCCGTGACGAACAACAACATTGAGCTGTCCATTGTGGAGGATGATGAAGAGTACGGGATGCCTCTCGAAGAATCCAGCCAGAAACTGTACGATGAAAGGAGCAAACCGGTCAGCGGAGAAATGGAAGAATCCGATGAAGAAACAACCCAAGCAGCTGTTCTGCAGATAGACCAAACAGCCTAA